Proteins from a genomic interval of Polaribacter sp. Q13:
- a CDS encoding glutamate-5-semialdehyde dehydrogenase: protein MNTLLSIETRNAVLLTMAELLEQERAAIIRINKTDLEAYKGDDISMFDRLKADDTKVDEMIAAAKHLASQEDPVGVERFSFKHDNGMQVYNKTASFGTILIIYESRPDVTVEAAGIAFKSGNKILLKGGKESLNSNLKIVALWHEALKKHNAATDWVEYLQFNRTETQAFLEKPTQKVDLIVPRGGERLIAFVKNHATCPVIISGRGNNFVYVEKEADLDIAVDVIINGKSKISACNAVDKVLIDKNLPNKEVFINKLISKLNEAKIQVLGDAAVAKSHNLEQISSNEVWYEEFLDYKIVIGEIASNSDAIAMINKYAGGHSSAIITKDIQKAKIFMENVDTAVVYHNASTRFTDGGQLGLGGELAISTDKLHQRGPIGLQHLVTNKWYVHGNGQVRN from the coding sequence ATGAATACGTTATTATCAATTGAAACTAGAAACGCTGTTTTACTAACAATGGCCGAACTGCTAGAGCAAGAAAGAGCAGCAATTATCCGCATTAATAAAACAGATTTAGAGGCTTATAAAGGAGATGACATTTCTATGTTCGATCGTTTAAAAGCAGATGACACTAAAGTTGATGAAATGATTGCTGCGGCTAAACATTTGGCTTCTCAAGAAGATCCTGTGGGTGTAGAACGTTTTAGTTTTAAGCATGATAACGGAATGCAAGTGTATAATAAAACGGCTTCTTTTGGAACCATTCTTATTATTTATGAATCGAGACCAGATGTTACCGTTGAAGCTGCAGGAATTGCGTTTAAATCTGGAAATAAAATATTATTAAAAGGTGGAAAAGAATCGTTAAATTCTAACTTAAAAATTGTAGCCTTATGGCACGAGGCTTTAAAAAAGCACAATGCTGCTACAGATTGGGTAGAATATTTACAATTCAATAGGACAGAAACACAGGCTTTTTTAGAGAAACCAACGCAAAAGGTAGATTTAATTGTACCTCGTGGTGGAGAACGTTTAATTGCTTTTGTAAAAAATCATGCTACTTGCCCCGTTATAATTAGCGGACGAGGAAACAACTTTGTGTACGTAGAAAAAGAAGCCGATTTAGATATTGCTGTTGATGTAATTATCAACGGAAAATCTAAAATCTCTGCTTGTAACGCCGTTGACAAAGTGTTAATTGATAAAAACCTTCCGAATAAAGAAGTATTTATCAATAAATTGATTTCAAAATTAAATGAAGCAAAAATTCAGGTTTTGGGTGATGCAGCTGTAGCTAAAAGCCATAATTTAGAGCAGATTTCATCAAACGAAGTTTGGTATGAAGAGTTTTTAGATTATAAAATTGTGATTGGTGAAATTGCTTCAAATTCTGATGCTATTGCCATGATAAATAAATATGCTGGCGGACATTCATCTGCTATTATTACAAAGGATATTCAGAAAGCAAAAATATTTATGGAAAACGTAGATACCGCTGTTGTATATCATAACGCTTCCACTCGTTTTACAGATGGTGGTCAATTAGGTTTGGGTGGCGAATTAGCAATTAGCACAGACAAATTGCACCAACGCGGACCAATCGGTTTGCAACACTTGGTAACCAATAAATGGTACGTTCATGGAAATGGACAAGTACGAAATTAA
- a CDS encoding aspartate aminotransferase family protein yields MPLFNVYPLYDVTPVKAKGVYVYDENKTEYLDLYGGHAVISIGHAHPKYVKAITNQVEKLGFYSNAIQNPLQVELADKLEALSGCKDYQLFLCNSGAEANENALKIASFKTNKSRVIAFKNGFHGRTSAAVAATDNKNIIAPINAQQKVTFLNLNDIEAVKTELEKGDVCAVIVEFIQGVGGLDQATAAFFEQVDVLCKANNTFFIADEVQTGYGRTGKFFAFQHYNVTPDVISIAKGMGNGFPIGGILIHPSIEAKFGMLGTTFGGNHLACAAGLSVLNVIEEQNLIDNVNEMSCYFIKIAKTIPQIKNIKGKGLMLGLEFDFEVGDLRKKLIYDYQIFTGGAMNKNLLRILPPLTIKKEHINQFFEALVDALGE; encoded by the coding sequence ATGCCATTATTTAATGTTTACCCACTATACGATGTTACCCCTGTAAAAGCTAAGGGTGTTTATGTTTATGACGAAAACAAAACGGAATATTTAGATTTATATGGTGGGCATGCTGTAATTTCTATTGGGCATGCACATCCAAAATATGTAAAAGCAATCACAAATCAAGTTGAAAAATTAGGCTTTTATTCTAATGCTATTCAGAATCCTTTACAGGTTGAATTAGCTGATAAATTAGAAGCGCTTTCCGGTTGTAAAGATTACCAATTGTTTTTATGTAATTCTGGTGCAGAAGCCAATGAAAATGCTTTAAAAATAGCTTCTTTTAAAACCAATAAATCTAGAGTAATTGCCTTTAAAAATGGTTTTCATGGTAGAACTTCTGCTGCGGTTGCTGCCACCGATAATAAAAATATTATTGCACCGATTAATGCACAACAAAAAGTTACCTTTTTAAATTTAAACGATATTGAAGCTGTAAAAACAGAACTAGAAAAAGGTGATGTTTGTGCCGTTATTGTAGAGTTTATTCAAGGAGTTGGAGGTTTAGACCAAGCAACTGCTGCGTTTTTTGAACAAGTAGATGTTCTTTGTAAAGCTAACAATACCTTTTTTATTGCGGATGAAGTGCAGACTGGTTATGGTAGAACTGGTAAATTCTTTGCTTTTCAGCATTATAATGTAACTCCAGATGTTATCTCTATTGCAAAAGGAATGGGAAATGGTTTTCCGATTGGTGGGATTTTAATTCACCCAAGCATTGAAGCAAAATTTGGAATGTTAGGCACTACTTTTGGAGGGAATCATTTGGCGTGTGCTGCTGGTTTATCTGTACTAAATGTTATTGAAGAACAAAACTTAATAGATAATGTAAACGAGATGTCTTGCTACTTTATAAAAATAGCTAAGACAATTCCGCAGATAAAAAATATTAAAGGAAAAGGTTTAATGCTTGGTTTAGAATTCGACTTTGAAGTTGGAGATTTACGCAAGAAATTAATTTACGATTATCAAATTTTTACAGGAGGCGCAATGAATAAAAATTTATTGAGAATTTTACCTCCATTAACAATAAAGAAAGAGCATATCAATCAATTTTTTGAAGCTTTGGTTGATGCTTTAGGTGAATAA